TTAAAGCCGAGTATGGCAAAGAACCCAATATAACCTTTAAAAACTCATAAATGTGGATTAACTGTTGATAACTTTGTGAATAACTTGAAATTATAAACAAAAAAAATCAGATATTTTTTAAACCCTTCTGTGGAAAACCCGGAAGGGTTTTAAAAATGCCAAAATTATTTTAATGTTAGCTGATATATAGAGTGGGGAAGAGGATTGACAGATGGCATTTTATGGTGTATAGTGGAAACATGATGGTGAAAAGTGGTGAAAAGTGGTGAATTTTAACGAAGAGCTTCTAAAGTGATTATGTTTATCGGCGAATACTCTCACAACATTGATGACAAAGGCAGGATGGCAGTACCATCTCGATTTAGGGCGCTCTTAAAAAAAGGCGCGGTAGTCACCCGGGGATTGGATAATTGCTTGTCCTTATATCCGCGGGATACCTGGAAAGAATTGGCAATCAAATTGGCGGCTCTTCCTTTAAGCCAGGCCAAAGCGCGGGCTTTCGCGCGGCTGATGCTGGCCGGCGCTATGAAC
This sequence is a window from Patescibacteria group bacterium. Protein-coding genes within it:
- the mraZ gene encoding division/cell wall cluster transcriptional repressor MraZ translates to MFIGEYSHNIDDKGRMAVPSRFRALLKKGAVVTRGLDNCLSLYPRDTWKELAIKLAALPLSQAKARAFARLMLAGAMNVDFDSQGRIVLPEYLRKYAGLKKKTIVAGLYDRLEIWDDEAWEKYKQGTESNSNEIAEAMASLGI